A genomic region of Solanum dulcamara chromosome 2, daSolDulc1.2, whole genome shotgun sequence contains the following coding sequences:
- the LOC129875046 gene encoding transcription factor PRE6-like, producing the protein MSSRRSRSGISDDQIADLVSKLQQLIPEIRNRRSGKVSASKVLQETCNYIRNLHREVDGLSERLSQLLESTDSDSAQAAIIRSLLM; encoded by the exons atgtcaaGCAGAAGATCACGTTCCGGAATAAGCGATGATCAGATCGCTGATCTTGTTTCCAAGTTACAACAACTTATTCCTGAAATACGTAATAGGCGTTCTGGCAAG GTTTCAGCTTCAAAAGTGTTGCAAGAGACTTGCAACTATATAAGGAATTTACACAGAGAAGTGGATGGGTTAAGTGAGAGATTATCACAACTTTTGGAATCAACTGATAGTGATAGTGCTCAAGCTGCCATTATTAGAAGCTTACTTATGTAG